TAACCAAAGGTCACTTCCAAGCTGTTGAAGAAAAACGCGCCTAACGTGTTTTACGCCAGGTGCAATTTCAagatcttgaaattttaaaatactattattatttgccaATGATTTTCTATGAAGCAAAAAGTAAAGAATGTAAATTAGGCTACCAATCCACTTTACCACGTCAATGTCGGCTTCGTGGATCATTGCAATTCCGCCttcaaataagtacctaaaaaTACAGAATACAAAGAGATTTACATTTAGCCGTCGATTCTATAAACGGATAGACGAAAGACGTCTAAGatgaatttttaattgcaCAATCCAGGTCAGAGTGGCCCTTGCGAGGCAGGTCAGCCTGTCATGTTTGATGACATGAGAATCCAAATATAGATGGTACAGGACAGATACATTTATAGTACGTGCACGTAAGAATGCATGCAATGGTTCATGTTCTTCAATTTCAAATGATTAATGTATATGAATCAGACGTGAAACACCTGTTTCGTCTGGTGATAGACAGGGAGAAGTTTGCGGAACTGACGGCCAACCTCGAGTAATGGAGAGGCACtacaagaagaagaataagtCTAAATCGAAATCGATCGAATCTTTCTTATACTAATATCGGAATCGGTCGGAAGTTCGGAACGGAACACAGGagcaaaaaaattgtagtgtctattttaatgtaaagtacctacctatgttttgtctcattctgtcaatgtaaaatatattgtgatagAACAGGGGAAGTCTTCCTTTAACCAAATACACTCAGTTTCACAGAGAAAtagcattttgaaaatatttacatgtcTGACAGGACTTTCACCTCTGtactcattttaattttgtttctgtgATGAAGGGGTGTCGAAATGAAATGTAATATGTGTCATGTATTTAgagaaaacaattttgtttagtcgccagtattaaaatttaagatttatgTTACTATTTAGATAGATGGCAATTTGATTTCAGAACGCGCAATGGTTTGTCGCCCTTGAAATTATAAAGTCATCTGTAATTTGTATAAGTAGTTTATTTGGCTTGGctcaatttttcaataattacacGGTTGTCCCAATTTTGAGTTACTATTTCGGTTGGATCGCttgtgtatttttgaaaatcagTCGATTGTTCATTCCGTAGAAGAGGACAACACctttttaggttatgttgATAAAATCTATGTTTTTCAGTGTAACGTACTTTTTCAAGtacaaaatcataaaattacaaaatctaCATAATTAACTAAAACAACTGGCAATAGCCTTCAAATTACCGAACAGGTCTAGGTCATGTCGATAAAGTACCACAACATGACCAACAGGTGCTTATTTAcctatactatttattacacGTAACTATGTATAGTGCTAGTAGGTAGTACTATTAACACACGTGTAGGAAATtcttacatttaataatataacgtCCTCTGCCGCGTGCCGCATCTGttatctatctgtctgttcacgatgaactcaaaaacgaatgcaaggattttcatgcggttttcattaatacatagtgtgattcttgagaaaagtttaggtatataatttattatgtttttacccgtgTGGAACCGGGAcgggcaaataaaaaaaatatattttacgaaaatatatttgacaattttttatatcttcataggtagtcgtattcctcatggctgagggtcgtgattattacgtggaatgaaacacacacaacaactttcttggcattattaatggagtggttaaGAATCAACCCATGTGCagttttcctcacgatgttttccttcaccggaagcaagtggtggtcgatgaaaacataCATGAgatactatacatgagtcagattggtatacaaactcatgtggcacgagtaggattcgggacctttcgatctacaggcgggcgtcttaaccattacaccaccaccgcttttttatatactaatcgttttatatgtataaaatattaataaatatactttaagctaaagtatgttttgtctcgctCTGTGTGccaaatcaaaatatgtatagcAATGAGCGATAGTGACAACATATTCCaacttagataaaatatactttaaatttatataaatacatgttcagtttattcctttttatatataaactaccTACCAAGCAGTCAggctgatggtaagtggtcaccacaatGGTcgtgtcacacgcgcgttgcctactCACTATGTGGACTAGGATCACTACtacagtaccctgtaattacactgcctctctcaccctcCAAACCCGAACATAACAAAGCAGACACTGGTGTTTGGCGGCAGAAATAGACGAGAGTGGGGCAAACGACCTTTGCACCAAAGTCTGCctctggtaaaaaaaatactgtagcttttatattaaattttcgaAATGATATCTGTACCTTATGAAGTCGACTATAGAATTGCATCATATCCCTTTGCAACAAATACGAGGAAGGTGAAAAAATACTAGGTATAGTCAAGAGCACGTCAGCCTagccaaattcattgcaaactcgccgctattaccgcgcgaTAAAAGTTAGTGCAGTGTAAATTGatgtgcggttgactgtacgttACGACAGGTTGGCTTTCGGCAACACCGCGTAGCGTAAAATTCGATAATATTGTCAatagctaatattatatttgtattatataggtGTCatagccgcgaagcccggggtcagcgtaaagtaaaatcttgaaaattttgaagattctgctgtgattttacaaccagccgccTGACTCAaacctccttgggaatgtaTTGTTGCTTACAGCTGCCTGggctgtgtcccttaatcgTCTCATCagacatccacgggaagatatggagtgaacctattctagggcgcaaCCACACGCTACATATATCCAAGCCTATACATTTCTTTAATACTAATCTCAATAGGAACTAGACTGTATTGTACCAATTTGTTCAATATTGTATCTCGTATCTCTTGGTTTCAATTTCTGAATATCCGGGTCAGAAGCCAAGgagaaataggtatatgtaaacataatttactaaaatataataaaattgtacttaGAAGCCCGTCCGTCGGcgtttgttaatctttcacacatttggtacacggttagaaaataacctggaatatcatatagggtatttttaacccgaaattcccacgggagcgaacccccggggcgcaactaaTTAGAacataaattagttttctttttcaaacaaacaatttattggCATGTTGATAAACTGTTCATGTCGTTTCAGGCATACTACCAGACAGAAGCAATCGAGTCGAGGACATTTATCTGCGGTTTTATAACGGGTGAGTTTCAATTGTATTgtttactagctgttgcctgcATCTCCGCCCGGCTATGTCTGATCCCGGTTCATTAACTAGGTATAtctgttccaaatttcatttataatattagtattggtttttgtaatagtttttgcctattattttgtttaaggACAGATTCCCAGCGCTCCGCAAATCCATTGTTCTCAAAAAATGGATCCACGGAAACTAAAAAATTAGTTTCAACGTTCCATAAGTttcttaagtaaataatataataaacaaaaatacttaagataccaaattatatagttttttcttGTACTATTtgactatatgtatatagatatatcgTAATAAATACACGTTTCTTTCCATCAACATCACGCTATGGCGGACAACGCATGATTACTTCGACAAGGTCGCATCGGAACGGCTTCAATTATTAAGTAAACCAGTCATTTGAAGGGTTAATGAGATACGCAtggaattatttgtttttgtcgaATAGCCAAAACATGTTTTGGTTCTcaaagaattgttttttttttttcaatattcctTCGTACTACTTACTAGTacttgaattaaatataataaaccatTTTCAATTCCATATTTTTGAGTGTTTACActcgcaaaatctactgaacggattgtgacgaaattttgtacacggatagaatattattattatgacctGGAATAGTACATGGAGTACTCTTGAGACATTTATCTCGTAAATGCTTGTTTCcctcaaaatttatttttacttattatacaatatatgtGGCTATTTTACATCCTCTTACTTTATAAtccaatcatttatttattaaaacatatttatttataatattgataaattactTTCTTTTACAGGAATACGGCCGAAGATTATGTCGATTTCCCGCTGTCTCAGGCGCGTCGGCTTTTTGAAATCAAAGGTTTCGACAAAAATAACTCCACAGTATTATACATTCATGGCTTTATCGAGACAGCTCAACAAGAAAGCGTTcaggtataatattatattcatattctcTGTCAAATGTGTGCAAGGACTATTTCTTAATAACATACGTCAATTTCTTAGGTATTCAGTGTCAGTATCGGTGGACAATAAATTGtatcaaattgaaatattgcTAATTACTTACGTACTTGTTATCTTTCgttattagaatttttatatgttcCGCTTCAATATGTCTTTTCTTTAATTGTGAGTGaatgatttgataaaattgattcCAGTTTATGTATGGAAATACAGCtactttacatatattttaattttatgatttaaaaaacgtATATGTAGATAAACCTCTTACCGACACGTTATGTTAAAATGATAGCAACAACTGGTTGATCATGGTTATCCttgaaaatcataattatgtaatatcgAGAAGCagttttactaaaatattttttaatcgaaTACCGGTGAGTAATAGGCCCGCGTCCTCATTGAGATAAAAAAGCACGAAGCGGTTTTGGATGCGATGCGACGCGACGCGAAAATATCAATTGTGATTTTGTGATGTAAGGCTAAGCACTATCGCCGAGCtcagatactttattataCCAGGTATTAGAAAAAGGaatatgtaagaaacaataatggtaagccttTCGCATGATCAGgtttctttcggtatttcttctcaactGTTGTCGTTACGAAATATCAGCAGTTTGTAGTTACTATCTAtcaatacatatgtataataaaacagtaatataaaatttgacgtgaaaaagtgcccgtTAGTCTCAGaatttagttataaattagttttctacTCTTTAAGCTGCAATTACTATCTATCAGAAACATCTCATGACTTCTAACGAAAaaacgaacaaacaaaaacaaacgaGCAAACAATGCAAAATcttgcattatttttaaacaaagtcttatgtacctaaaaataaacatataatacatcgattatatatataaataaaataatatatcgatAATATTGCTTGGTCGATACTGTCAATATCAGAGGGCGAAgtgtgggtttgcatttcacttctcactacactatcgaatcaattcgaaatgagactcggcaaaccaatgacattgcggtgtggtcaTCGTTGCGttacaatggcgcactgtgattggttagctgcgtcttaCTTCGactcgattcgatggtgagatgtaaatagcaaagtcgcactacgcacactgGTGTACCTAGGTGTGTACGACGCGGCCCTTACATTGAAATGATTGAAgttgatatacatatttttagagtttttttttaaaggtttttttaaaaaagttctGAGCCAATGTTAGATAGCAATATTGCAAATTTTCTATtcacatacaataaataaacaatccaCTGGAAGTGAAGtgtttgttgtaatttaaCAGTGGCAGAAGGTCAACCTTCTAATTTATCAAACGAAGAAGAAATTATTCtttcaataacatttatttacataattataatactagatctatttttttttaacaatttccaTGCTTTTGTACAACTACAACAACTATTTCCATTTaaagtttttcaattttcaggTGATGGTCAGCGCGTATTTAGAAGCTAGGCCCGGAACTAACATAGTGCTCCTAGATTGGTCTAACATGTCACACGGCTCATATCTAGTCAATGCTGTTCGGAATTCCAAAAAGgtaaaattgaaatcaaaatctCCTGGTGCGACAACGTTTACgtatcaaaatatacttttataccTACTcaggaattattttaaactagctgcgccccggagctaccctcccgtgggaatttcgggataaaaattagctTAAGCGtcatttcaggttatattcaacccgtgtaccatatttcataacaatagatccagtagattttgcgtgaaagagtaacaaacatacacacatacaaacatcctcacaaactttcgcatttataacaatagtagGATTAAAggtctaataatattatttatattttttttatttaatatttattatttcgatgCGGATGGCGTTGCCTAacagtacttatatattatataatgagcCTAACTTCTTGGGAAGTTTGACAACAAGTAAAACTTGTCTGGTAAGATTACTAAGCACTGGATAAACATGTATTTGTATCGATGTCCTTGGTATTCAAGgtaacataatatacatataataaccGATTTGAATATTAAAGTATGTTAATGTAttcgtaagaaaaaaataactaatcgtataatatttaaatgctgatcggaaaaaaaaatatttcaaaaaattttgttaatcaaTCTCATTAAATGCCGCCTGTCGTCAATCCTCTTAGGGAATGCTATTgatgcctatcagctgtcaagatTTATAATCTATCGACGAGAAGTCAGCACCCATTCCACTTCCTCTATAGGtggtataaattttaactagtTTCTTCTAAGTATTTAGCCCGATAATTTCTTATAGTTATGCATTGCACCAAATTTCTCTATccattcataaattattttgtacgtAAACCTTGTAATTTCAGGTAGGGTTGGAAGATCAAACTTTCTTAAAAACCATCATGCCACTTAATTTCCAGGTAGGGTTGGCAGCAGCGGAACAACTGAACTCGTTGTTAGAAGGCGGCCTGCTATTGGATAGACTGCACGTGATTGGTCACTCTCTCGGAAGCCACGTGGCCGGCTATGCGGCGAGGGAACTTCGGGCCAAATATAGCAAAACCATTAAGAGGTTAGTTGTTAGTAATAGAGAGTCTAgactattttatttcctaaaaatatgaatttgtgTTAATTATTGATTAGTTCTTACCTTGTTACTCAACTTTTGCATGACGCTGCTATCTATTTTTGTGCCTAGAAAAATATTCGAAGAGCCCATTTACTGTCTCAGCAAATATTCGCCTTccaagaagaaaaatattgaaaaatgttattcccTTTTgctctttttaatttcatcccAACCCGTTATGCATTTAATACTGAttcttaaaaagaaaaacaattgtgAAACTAAAATGAGTATAAGGTATAATCGCATGTCAAACCTGCACGGTAGAgtagcgacgagtttgcaatgactTTGGGTAGCTTGGATGTATTCGTGTGCTGTCACCGTATTAGCGCAATGCAGAATAGgtatatacttagttatagGATAGGCTCCTTCcttttatattactatatattcTGCATTGCATTTTTTCATCTCAGTCATTaaatgtagatattataagtacttaggtTGCaaccaaaaaagaaaatattactctaaaaataattagtaaatgtttattatttaataaattatcggaattttcaaatgttaatCACAGCCCTCTGTATTTCCAGATTGACAGCCCTGGACCCAGCATTCCCCGCGTTTTATCCCGATGGCATAGTGATGGAGCACATCAACGCGAAAGACGCGGAGTTCGTGGACGTGATACACACGGACGCGGGCGGGTACGGCGCGCCCGTGCGCACGGGCACTGCCGACTTCTGGCCTAATGGGGGGAAGAGCGTGCAACCTGGGTGTCCCAGGTTCGCGCCTATACCGCTCTCCGAAGATAGTAAGTTTTTTGACAGCTTTATAAAGATTATGTTAGctaatttttagaatttttttagaattttcctttcattatcatacttttatactaatattcattacataatatcattaatgggaaagtctgtctttctgtcatactttcacagctaaacgattttgatgaaatttattttgcgtATGCTATTCAAAgatagcatattttttttaattatctactTCCAAAGACCAAAATCTGAGGTGAAAATTGTATGTGACAAGCAAGCCGGTCCGGGCCGGtagtatattacataaaattatgtatgtatttatattaaatgcttgcttaatatataataaacatttttgtctcCGCTTCAATCTCTTAAGCCTATACCTACACTGAGCAATCGAACGCCTacgaatgtatttatttattatctctttTTGCATTATAGTGATAAAAAGAGATAGAAACTCATTCGTTAGCGTTGGTAGGCCCAGTGTAGACTTATCATAAGATATCTGTGTTTCTTCCAAGTTTCCAGCCTAACGAACTTGACCGAAATAACGGCTTCTTCCATATTTCCCAAGAGGTCATCGGCTGAGAAGAAACTTCGAATGAaggaaaagaaacaaaacagttACGGttttactttcaaaattaCGGGAAtaatgctttattttattaaaacttttgtataagtgaaataattcaaatattcatatacagtgccaaaaatgttaaattggCTAATAATATAACAGACATAGCCCTTCACGacattaaataatgattttcaaaTGATATGCAAATGTATATGCATATTGAATGTtccaaaatattgtaataagtaaGCGAGAATCTGAAACGGatgtacaatatttaatactttctTACATAGGATGCTCGGGTAAACAGTCTtatccaaaatcaaaataacatgcgcaaaaaagtttttttttttatttaaaaaaatatgtaattataattaaatatatattataatgtccTCATCAAATACTATTTGAAACCTTATAACCAAGATGTTAAAATGGCCAAATTGAAAGTCGCCCCTACATATTACACTTGGCAAATATCaggaatattatgtaattatgtaaaatatcagGTATATTATGGACGAATATTCCTGTGTCCTGTTAAGACTATAGCTACATACTGGACATTATACTATTTTTGCGTCGCATCGCATCAGGACTTCGtgcatacatttaatattttcgcgTCGCGTCGCACtgttttcacaaaaattaaaaaaagtgtttagGTAGGTAATGGACGCTCTGCAATTAGAATGcagttattttgaaattatagcCTGacacttaaattttatttatttgtttatggattatttaatattatatttaataaagttttgtattgtaattttaactaCATTCGTGGTGCTAAGGGTAAGACAGTTCATCCTAACATTCTGTGTTGTTAGTTCGATTCTCGTTGGGTGTAGGTTGctttaaatataacatgaacatataatgtatatattacaataaatgtacatattgttagaactaaatatgtttgtatagtaggtacttacatatttcgcttatatatttttaatgttatgtaaacaaaacacTATACCGTCTGTCTATAAAAAgtactaaataaatgaggGCGCTGCGACAATAAAccttatcaaccaatcttgactaTTCTAATTAacggtattgcaatggcaaaaaattaaTTGCGTTAATAATTCGTTTTCTATTTTCTGGTTATATACCTAAGTGTTGCTTACTTATATTCAGCTAAACCtagatttagattttatcATTCCGTCTAGACTTAGGTGTAACAACTAAAACTTGCAGTACCTGGGTCTAGCCGCACTTCGGGGTATGGCtgtaatatatacaaattgaaaacattcgtaacgaaattaaaaatttaaaggtttttaGTTGATTATTCAGGGATGCCACCATTATCTGTGGATGCCAccataattcaaatatttgcaCGCACAATCTAAATCTAGCATGCATCTAGCTATGCAGCCTTACGCGTGATCTTGACACGTATTCCGCCCGTCTCTGTCACACAGCCTACGAGTAGGTGCGATGGAGACAGATGACTCATCGTGACGTGAATACGTGCCCGACAGTTTATTCGCTAAATTAACCTCTGTTTTTTAAAAAACCTGAAAAAGAACGATGGTCCAGTGGTATTAAAACGCAAGCCTGTCAACGACAGGTCCTAGGTTCAAATCCTTCTCGAGTCCAAcaagttttttaaagaactccATTTATGCctttacttttaaaagaaATCTTACCAGTACATACATAACTTTCATACATACCATACATTTCATTCTtaagttttactttattttttggtcAGAACACAGAAATAGAACTGTCTATAggttctattaaaaaataataataataataataaagatgaCGAGACGTAGAAAAaacgttaatataatttacctatgttttatttctaggGTGGGTTAaaggttttaataaattatgacttAACCCTTAccattcaatttttattaagttttttacaagtaatcgtgtatatatatattttttattgtcacgAATTTGCGAGAAAAATGCTTATTGGGAGTTATTATTCtggttataatataataattgtggCCATGACTGTACGTtgcttagtttttttttcttggagGAAATTGATGGTACAGTGGTTATCGTGTATGGCCTCAACTGTTAAGTAACCTTCGCAACAACCACCAAtaggatgggtgaccaaataTTTCTTATCTCCAACTCCTCCGTGCGTCGGAGGGCCATAAGGATCGCCAATGACCCAGCAGTGGAGAAATCAAAAAGGACAATGATATGATGCATATAGATAGCTCACATAAAAACTAagtaatgtacagtcaacaacaatTAGTTGTCCAGATCGCTCAAATAtaggtagtttttattttcgataaGTTCGCTATACAGCAGAATTTTCCGTTTTTCGttgtaaatacaatttgtaatggTACAATGGACAGAATTAATTCTTAAAGCATCTAACACAAGCacctttgattttttttataagtcacATTATTGACCTGGATAactaatataatgaattaattgaCTGTACGTCAGTTACTCGCAGCGATGGGCTAACTTGCACGGGATTTATTTAACCTGTACAAATTTCAAAGTAAATGCACATTGGGTGGACTTAATGctgtgtgcgtagtgcgactttgctatttccATCtaaccatcgagtcgattggCTGTGAGatgcagctaaccaatcacagtgcgccattgtgacgcaacgacaaccacaccgcaatgtgattggttcgctgcgtctcacttcgaatcgacacGATAATAacaagtgaaatgcaaacccgtaCTTCGCCTAATACTCGTATAAGCATAATCTAACAGACAAACAACTTTTGTATTACTACTTTTATCAAATCAGTCATTGGCTAGGCTAACAAGATTTCATTTGCCGCTAGGGGCGTTGTTGTAGGGTAAGGTCCAAGGCTGAATACGTGACCAAACTTCGATCgcgtcataaaaaataaaatctttgtatgtatattttttgcgcATACAATTTACTTTTCAAGTATTgtattaacaattaatttcgtaaaaaaaacttgggTTTAAAACTGTTTGCGCACGAAGATCTTCttccattatatttatatctaaatgAACCTGCTTTGGCCGCCTCGATGGCGGCCAAAGCAGTAACAATCATTTCTAGTGCCATTGAATTCGCCGCTATGATGATTCGTTTAGATGCGTTGTCCACGTCACAAGATATGAAAATTGCTGTTGTGAACGAGTTTTATCAAATGTCGGCCACAGGCAGGACCTCACTCGCCAGTGGCGCCAACTAGTGTGCGTTGAAAAGCCTCATTCTAAACAATCTACCGCAAACATTCCAGATCTCTGCAGCCACTGGAGATCGTGGCGTTTCTTCGCGGAGTCTGTACGGAACCCTGAAGCGTTCCCAGCTTCCCCTGCTTCATCTTACCAGAAATTTAGGGAAAACCCCACGCCAGAAGTTGGGATGGTCTATATGGGATTCAACTGTGATACTAGGTAAGAgcttaaagttatttattaaagtaagtACTGGCGGCCCCTCCCAGCTTCGCTTTGGTAACAACAATAACACCCAACGTTTTTTAATTGTcccgaacagacagacagacgcggcagaagatTGCTTTATAATATGACATTTATCCTTACATTGTAAGGATACGTTTTGAGTTCCCGTAAGATGTTTGGTTCCaccattttatttagtataatattatagtatatatttccTACGACACACAAAGATGctcaaattgaaattcaaattcaaaattctttattccatttaagatgatatacatcactttttgacgtcaaaaaaattacttaaactaagtctactgccggcttccaaagcgcaggtgaagaagaagcggcgcaacaaacttcaccgcagccttttct
This genomic stretch from Plodia interpunctella isolate USDA-ARS_2022_Savannah chromosome 16, ilPloInte3.2, whole genome shotgun sequence harbors:
- the LOC128676567 gene encoding inactive pancreatic lipase-related protein 1-like isoform X2 yields the protein MRQLAVTRCRQRTCGRSAMFRAVTDSWKRYWWGTGILPDRSNRVEDIYLRFYNGNTAEDYVDFPLSQARRLFEIKGFDKNNSTVLYIHGFIETAQQESVQVMVSAYLEARPGTNIVLLDWSNMSHGSYLVNAVRNSKKVGLAAAEQLNSLLEGGLLLDRLHVIGHSLGSHVAGYAARELRAKYSKTIKRLTALDPAFPAFYPDGIVMEHINAKDAEFVDVIHTDAGGYGAPVRTGTADFWPNGGKSVQPGCPRFAPIPLSEDNLCSHWRSWRFFAESVRNPEAFPASPASSYQKFRENPTPEVGMVYMGFNCDTSAQGSYYMTTNGQSPFGKGMEGLYSKGKKHSLKNSK
- the LOC128676567 gene encoding inactive pancreatic lipase-related protein 1-like isoform X1, with translation MRQLAVTRCRQRTCGRSAMFRAVTDSWKRYWWGTGILPDRSNRVEDIYLRFYNGNTAEDYVDFPLSQARRLFEIKGFDKNNSTVLYIHGFIETAQQESVQVMVSAYLEARPGTNIVLLDWSNMSHGSYLVNAVRNSKKVGLAAAEQLNSLLEGGLLLDRLHVIGHSLGSHVAGYAARELRAKYSKTIKRLTALDPAFPAFYPDGIVMEHINAKDAEFVDVIHTDAGGYGAPVRTGTADFWPNGGKSVQPGCPRFAPIPLSEDISSLTNLTEITASSIFPKRSSAEKKLRMKEKKQNNLCSHWRSWRFFAESVRNPEAFPASPASSYQKFRENPTPEVGMVYMGFNCDTSAQGSYYMTTNGQSPFGKGMEGLYSKGKKHSLKNSK